In Pirellulales bacterium, a single genomic region encodes these proteins:
- a CDS encoding DUF1559 domain-containing protein, translating into MYRRSQRGDPKRGAFTLVELLVVIAVIAILIALLLPAIQAARESARRTSCINNLKQLGVATQNFYSARQSFPTGSDSKAYPAAPTNAWTFYRWSTLAHLTPFVEQSTVYKSLDLTVPLYGTNFAVTPQNAAGVAMVIPLFLCPSDPQPAPEATFGPTNYAACAGSGVNGGSPMRTDGIFYVNSKTRISDIAAGTSKTALMSESILGRDATSATTPDPRQDYSFTLTAPLTSGVCGNPRIWNVSDPRGFSWADGEFRCGLYNHVYPPNHVQADCMGVVLAGGPQFEYTPFGWRAARSRHPGGVNVLFADGSVRFSDDAIDLSVWQTIAMRSGAGTSVSPP; encoded by the coding sequence ATGTACCGGCGATCGCAACGCGGCGACCCCAAGCGGGGCGCTTTCACGCTTGTCGAATTGCTCGTCGTCATCGCGGTGATCGCGATCTTGATCGCGCTCTTGCTGCCGGCGATCCAAGCGGCGCGGGAGAGCGCCCGCCGAACGAGCTGCATCAACAACCTCAAGCAGCTCGGCGTGGCGACGCAGAATTTCTATAGCGCTCGCCAAAGTTTTCCGACGGGATCGGATTCGAAGGCCTACCCCGCGGCCCCGACCAATGCCTGGACTTTTTATCGCTGGTCGACGCTCGCCCATCTGACGCCGTTCGTCGAGCAATCGACGGTCTACAAATCGCTCGACCTGACCGTGCCCCTGTATGGCACGAACTTCGCCGTGACTCCGCAAAACGCGGCCGGGGTCGCGATGGTGATCCCACTCTTTCTCTGTCCGAGCGATCCGCAGCCGGCCCCAGAGGCGACCTTCGGCCCGACGAACTACGCTGCTTGCGCCGGCTCGGGAGTCAACGGCGGCTCGCCCATGCGGACCGACGGGATTTTCTACGTCAATTCGAAAACGCGAATCTCGGATATCGCCGCTGGCACGAGCAAGACGGCCCTGATGTCGGAAAGCATCTTGGGGCGGGATGCGACGAGCGCCACGACGCCCGATCCGCGTCAGGATTACAGCTTCACATTGACCGCGCCCTTGACGAGCGGCGTCTGCGGAAACCCGCGCATCTGGAACGTCAGCGATCCACGCGGCTTTTCCTGGGCCGATGGTGAGTTTCGCTGCGGACTTTACAATCACGTTTATCCGCCCAACCACGTTCAAGCGGACTGCATGGGCGTCGTTTTGGCCGGCGGACCTCAATTCGAATACACGCCGTTCGGCTGGCGCGCGGCGCGGAGCCGGCATCCGGGCGGCGTGAACGTGCTGTTTGCCGACGGTTCCGTGCGATTCAGCGACGATGCGATCGATCTATCGGTCTGGCAAACCATCGCCATGCGATCGGGCGCGGGGACGTCGGTGAGTCCTCCGTAG